A window from Ignavibacteriota bacterium encodes these proteins:
- a CDS encoding GMP synthase encodes MRCIQDILKETDKNNVNVDLEYKIYESRNKNEVPNLEYDIYISSGGPGDPFDGEGTKWEKKYFNLMDKIWANNQNNSNEKKYIFFICHSFQIMARYFKFGDVIPRNSKSFGILPIHKTEIGRMDNILKGLPEIFFGADFRSYQVVNPNKNVFREFGAKLIALEKIRPHIELERAMMAVRISNEIVGTQFHPEADIVSMRHHFGKRERQQQVIDEYGEKKLQDMVEHLENPDNIILTRNTVLPNFLNDAIKNLI; translated from the coding sequence ATGAGATGTATTCAAGATATTTTGAAAGAAACTGATAAAAATAATGTTAATGTTGATTTAGAATATAAAATTTATGAATCGCGAAATAAAAATGAAGTTCCAAATTTAGAATATGATATTTACATTTCTTCCGGCGGACCCGGCGATCCTTTCGATGGGGAGGGCACAAAATGGGAAAAGAAATACTTTAATTTGATGGATAAAATTTGGGCGAATAACCAAAATAATTCCAACGAAAAAAAATACATTTTTTTTATATGTCATTCATTCCAAATTATGGCGCGATATTTTAAATTTGGCGATGTGATACCGAGAAACTCTAAATCATTTGGAATTTTACCAATTCATAAAACTGAAATTGGCAGAATGGATAATATTCTAAAAGGTTTGCCGGAAATTTTTTTTGGTGCGGATTTTAGAAGTTATCAAGTTGTAAATCCCAATAAAAATGTTTTTAGAGAATTTGGTGCAAAATTAATTGCATTAGAAAAAATTCGTCCACATATTGAACTTGAACGTGCGATGATGGCTGTAAGAATTTCTAATGAAATTGTTGGAACACAGTTTCATCCCGAAGCTGATATTGTGAGTATGCGGCATCATTTTGGCAAACGAGAAAGGCAACAGCAAGTTATTGATGAATATGGCGAAAAAAAATTGCAAGATATGGTGGAACATTTAGAAAATCCGGATAATATTATTTTAACAAGAAATACAGTCCTTCCTAATTTCTTAAATGATGCAATAAAAAATTTAATTTAA
- a CDS encoding aminopeptidase P family protein gives MADQLIIEKQKQAAEILKEKNIDMWMTFVRETGNIKDPMMEMIVGTGATWHSAFIITKDGDTTAIIGSLEEANMKTVGTFKNIIPYLKSVKSDLIKVLDKYNPNKIALNFSRNSSMADGLTHGVYLELLDLLKDTHYVEKFVSSEEIVAALRGRKSQVEVDFIKDAIKETLIIFDEVTNFLEPGKTEKDVANFVRQKVKDRGFEFAWDEEHCPAVFTGPDTAGAHSGPTNKKIEKGHVINMDFGIKKNGYCSDLQRTWYVLKDGETEAPEEVLHGFNVIKNAIIKSGEAMKPGKLAWEIDNIARSYIVENGYEEYPHGLGHQVGRVAHDGGAMMGPKWERYGNLPFLPLEKGNVFTIEPRLPIKNYGIATMEEIVWIKEEGIEYLSKPQTEIYLIKK, from the coding sequence ATGGCTGATCAATTAATAATCGAAAAACAAAAACAAGCCGCAGAAATTTTAAAAGAAAAAAATATTGATATGTGGATGACTTTTGTACGTGAAACCGGAAATATAAAAGATCCGATGATGGAAATGATTGTTGGAACTGGCGCAACTTGGCATTCGGCATTTATTATTACAAAAGATGGAGATACTACAGCAATTATTGGTTCGCTTGAAGAAGCAAATATGAAAACTGTCGGAACATTTAAAAATATTATACCGTATTTAAAATCTGTAAAATCAGATTTGATAAAAGTTTTAGATAAGTATAATCCAAACAAAATTGCATTAAATTTCTCGCGCAATTCTTCTATGGCAGATGGTTTAACTCACGGAGTATACTTAGAATTACTGGATTTATTAAAAGATACTCATTACGTTGAAAAATTTGTTTCTTCCGAAGAAATTGTAGCAGCATTACGAGGAAGAAAATCACAAGTAGAAGTTGATTTTATTAAAGATGCAATTAAGGAAACATTAATAATTTTTGATGAAGTTACAAATTTTCTTGAACCGGGAAAGACGGAAAAAGATGTTGCAAATTTTGTACGACAAAAAGTTAAAGATCGCGGATTTGAATTTGCTTGGGATGAAGAACATTGTCCCGCAGTATTTACCGGACCAGATACAGCCGGAGCTCATTCTGGACCAACCAATAAAAAAATTGAAAAAGGTCATGTTATTAATATGGATTTTGGAATAAAGAAAAATGGATATTGTTCTGATCTTCAGAGAACTTGGTACGTTTTAAAAGATGGAGAAACAGAAGCGCCGGAAGAAGTTTTACACGGATTTAATGTAATTAAAAATGCTATTATAAAATCCGGTGAAGCAATGAAACCCGGAAAACTTGCTTGGGAAATTGATAATATTGCACGCAGTTATATTGTTGAAAATGGATATGAAGAATATCCGCATGGATTGGGACATCAAGTGGGAAGAGTTGCCCACGATGGCGGCGCAATGATGGGACCTAAATGGGAAAGATATGGAAATTTACCTTTTCTTCCGTTAGAGAAAGGAAACGTTTTTACAATTGAACCGAGGTTGCCAATTAAGAATTATGGAATTGCAACTATGGAAGAAATTGTTTGGATTAAGGAAGAAGGTATTGAATATTTATCTAAACCTCAGACTGAGATTTATTTGATTAAAAAATAG
- a CDS encoding M23 family metallopeptidase yields MYFRIIFISFFFSSAIILPQEVKFNGEFKQGNLIFGKTENVKEITIDSVKIAFDENGNFVLGFDRDDSVEHVLIFKFENKTIIKKITPQKEKYNIQKINGMKQKYVEAPNEELPRIEKEREISKAAREKVGSVKDALYLGGFIKPISNARISSVFGSQRILNGVPKNIHNGIDFASPTGTPVKAMADGVVHLSADNFYYSGNYILLDHGLGLNSFYLHLSKSFVKEGQLVKKGEIIGEVGTTGRSTGAHLHWGVQWFDKRVDPNSIFSFKEEN; encoded by the coding sequence ATGTATTTTAGAATAATATTTATCAGTTTTTTCTTTTCATCTGCAATTATACTTCCACAAGAAGTAAAGTTTAACGGAGAGTTTAAACAAGGAAATTTAATATTTGGAAAAACCGAAAATGTGAAAGAAATTACAATCGATTCTGTAAAAATTGCTTTTGACGAAAATGGAAATTTTGTTTTAGGATTTGATAGAGATGATTCAGTTGAGCATGTATTAATATTCAAATTTGAAAATAAAACAATTATAAAAAAAATTACTCCTCAAAAGGAAAAATATAATATTCAAAAAATCAATGGAATGAAACAAAAATATGTTGAAGCACCAAATGAAGAATTACCAAGAATTGAAAAGGAAAGAGAAATATCGAAAGCAGCAAGAGAAAAAGTTGGAAGTGTGAAAGATGCATTATATTTAGGAGGATTTATAAAACCAATTAGCAACGCAAGAATATCAAGTGTATTTGGAAGTCAAAGAATATTAAATGGCGTGCCGAAAAATATTCACAACGGAATTGATTTTGCATCACCGACTGGTACTCCGGTTAAAGCAATGGCAGATGGAGTAGTTCATCTTTCTGCTGATAATTTTTATTATAGCGGAAATTATATTTTGTTGGATCACGGACTAGGGTTAAACTCATTTTATCTACATTTAAGTAAAAGTTTTGTTAAAGAAGGACAGTTAGTTAAAAAAGGTGAGATAATTGGAGAAGTTGGAACAACTGGTAGATCAACCGGTGCGCATTTGCATTGGGGAGTTCAATGGTTTGATAAACGAGTTGATCCAAATTCAATTTTTAGTTTTAAAGAGGAAAATTAA
- a CDS encoding DUF819 family protein, which translates to MNFPITNDSVVFAILLIILAFVFTTSKSKKNFWVKFYKYIPSLLLCYFIPGILNSIGIISAEDSQLYKMSSRYLLPTSLVLLTLGIDFNGILKLGPKAIIMMLAGTFGVILGGPISVFLVSTFFPDFIIQDGSLATWRGLSTIAGSWIGGGANQTAMKEIFNVDDSVFSAIIAIDVLTYSVWFAVLLYGVGISEKLDKFLKVDLKSIEAIKKGIDKNHSDKFDFSDTPIMMKILAVGFGVTGLSQLLADIITPFFQNNFPELAKFSLTSNFFWLIVLATTGGLVLSFTKFRNLENHGASKVGNLFLYILIATIGMEMNILGFFQNAQLLLITSIWISFHAVFMLIVGRIIKAPFFFLAVGSQANIGGAASAPIIAAAFHPSLASVGVLLAVLGYALGTYGAWLCAILMSLI; encoded by the coding sequence ATGAATTTCCCAATTACAAATGATTCTGTTGTATTTGCAATATTGCTAATAATTCTTGCATTTGTATTTACAACTTCAAAAAGTAAAAAAAATTTTTGGGTAAAATTTTACAAGTATATTCCATCGCTACTGTTATGTTACTTTATTCCGGGGATATTGAATTCAATAGGAATAATTTCTGCGGAAGATTCACAACTTTATAAAATGTCTTCGAGATATTTACTTCCAACAAGTTTAGTTCTTTTAACTTTAGGAATTGATTTTAATGGAATTTTAAAATTAGGTCCAAAGGCAATAATAATGATGCTTGCGGGAACATTTGGTGTAATTTTAGGAGGACCAATTTCCGTATTTTTGGTTTCAACTTTTTTCCCGGATTTTATTATTCAAGATGGTTCATTGGCTACTTGGAGAGGACTTTCCACAATTGCCGGAAGTTGGATTGGCGGTGGGGCAAATCAAACAGCAATGAAAGAAATTTTTAATGTTGACGATTCTGTGTTTTCTGCAATTATTGCTATTGATGTTTTAACTTATAGTGTTTGGTTTGCAGTACTGTTGTACGGAGTAGGAATTTCTGAAAAGCTAGATAAATTTTTAAAAGTAGATTTAAAGTCAATTGAAGCTATTAAAAAGGGAATTGATAAAAATCATTCTGATAAATTTGATTTTTCAGATACACCAATCATGATGAAAATTCTTGCGGTGGGATTTGGTGTAACCGGACTTTCACAACTTCTTGCAGATATAATTACTCCGTTTTTTCAAAATAATTTTCCGGAGCTGGCAAAGTTTAGCTTAACATCAAATTTTTTCTGGTTAATTGTTTTGGCAACCACGGGCGGATTAGTTTTAAGTTTTACCAAATTTAGAAATTTAGAAAATCATGGTGCATCAAAAGTTGGAAATTTATTTCTTTATATTCTAATTGCAACCATTGGAATGGAAATGAATATATTAGGATTTTTTCAAAATGCTCAACTTTTATTAATTACTTCAATTTGGATTTCATTCCATGCAGTATTTATGTTAATCGTTGGCAGAATTATTAAAGCTCCGTTTTTCTTTTTAGCTGTTGGAAGTCAAGCTAATATTGGTGGAGCAGCTTCTGCCCCAATTATTGCTGCAGCATTTCATCCGTCGCTGGCAAGTGTGGGTGTTTTGCTTGCTGTTCTTGGATATGCTCTTGGAACATATGGGGCTTGGCTTTGCGCTATTTTAATGTCTCTAATTTAA
- a CDS encoding chloride channel protein yields MLEINNLQSLLKFKFSIQKFLNKLPIPEYALFSIYAIFIGAMAGIAAVFFHKSIGWTTELFFNSNTESFSYLIPAIGLFILSIMTYFAPNIAKRKGVSEVIKAVSLRGGYTPFRITLFHFFAPVICIGSGNTLGPEGPTAQLGGGISSKIGNIIGMSDSRRRIFTAAGAGAAIAAVFNSPLGGIFFALEIILLNDFQTQTFSALVLASVTASSISRIILGNQPTFLFGEISIGSYSDFYLYAILGILSGFFSLLFIRYSEFIDKLLNNKILHTFPRWVVMAFVGLAMGFAGYYFNGILGIGYNTINSILASNEIWQVVLILLILKFILVPIILYSGGFGGIFAPSLFIGACLGFLFSFALNQFFGMQLDTTAYVLVGMGAVLGGINTIPISAILIIFEMTKNHTFILPLMLGVIISTTIVQIILKGSIHIKHLEREGYRISSGKETNILKSIFVEDIMRDDILLIPENTSISKLISLLIESPHATFYTINKNGKLVGTITENELRPIITEYEQIRDTLVASDIAKSEVLTVFKNDDLDHILKLFGSSNVDQLPVVSVKDSLKAIGTIWRQDVISAYNQESLKHNLAEGFANEIKSIDKTHVSKVAEGFSIVECNVNSTFIGSTLAELRLRNKYGLEVLMIKQKKSLFDENTETPKLIIPDPNYVIKSDDILVLFGSDENIAKTNEWK; encoded by the coding sequence ATGTTAGAAATAAATAATCTTCAAAGTTTACTTAAATTTAAATTTTCCATTCAAAAATTTCTCAACAAACTTCCAATACCAGAATATGCTTTGTTCAGCATTTATGCAATTTTTATTGGAGCAATGGCGGGAATTGCAGCGGTGTTTTTCCATAAATCAATTGGATGGACAACAGAATTATTTTTTAATTCAAACACAGAAAGCTTTTCTTATTTAATACCTGCAATTGGTTTATTTATTTTAAGTATAATGACATATTTTGCACCGAACATTGCAAAAAGAAAAGGCGTTTCCGAAGTTATAAAAGCAGTATCGCTAAGAGGTGGATATACACCATTTCGAATAACGTTATTTCATTTTTTTGCTCCAGTAATTTGCATTGGTTCCGGAAATACACTTGGTCCGGAAGGTCCTACTGCGCAATTAGGAGGAGGAATTTCTAGCAAAATAGGAAATATTATTGGAATGTCTGATTCTCGCAGAAGAATTTTTACTGCTGCTGGAGCCGGAGCTGCTATTGCTGCAGTTTTCAATTCTCCTCTTGGTGGAATATTTTTTGCGCTAGAAATTATTTTGTTAAATGATTTTCAAACTCAAACTTTTTCTGCTTTGGTTTTAGCATCTGTAACTGCAAGTTCAATTTCAAGAATTATTTTAGGCAACCAACCAACTTTTCTTTTTGGTGAAATTTCAATTGGATCATATTCTGATTTTTATTTATATGCAATTTTGGGAATTCTATCCGGATTTTTTTCATTACTGTTTATTAGATATTCAGAATTTATTGATAAACTTTTAAATAATAAAATTCTTCACACATTTCCAAGATGGGTGGTTATGGCCTTTGTGGGCTTGGCTATGGGCTTTGCTGGATATTATTTCAATGGAATTTTAGGTATAGGTTACAATACAATTAATAGCATTCTTGCTTCAAACGAAATTTGGCAAGTTGTATTAATTCTTCTCATTCTCAAATTTATTTTAGTTCCAATAATTTTATATTCCGGTGGTTTTGGTGGAATCTTTGCTCCGTCTTTATTTATTGGCGCTTGTCTGGGATTTTTATTCTCATTTGCATTAAATCAATTTTTTGGAATGCAGCTTGATACTACGGCTTATGTTTTAGTGGGAATGGGAGCTGTTCTTGGCGGAATAAACACAATTCCAATTTCTGCAATTCTAATAATTTTTGAAATGACAAAAAATCATACTTTTATTTTACCTTTAATGCTAGGGGTAATAATTAGTACAACAATTGTTCAAATAATATTGAAGGGCTCAATTCATATTAAACATCTTGAGCGTGAAGGTTACAGAATTTCAAGTGGAAAAGAAACTAACATTTTAAAATCAATTTTTGTTGAAGATATAATGCGCGATGATATTTTATTAATTCCCGAAAATACTTCAATTTCAAAATTGATTAGTTTACTAATCGAAAGTCCTCATGCAACTTTCTACACAATTAATAAGAATGGAAAATTAGTCGGTACAATAACAGAAAATGAACTTCGACCAATAATCACAGAGTACGAACAAATACGAGATACATTAGTTGCCAGCGATATTGCAAAATCTGAAGTTCTAACAGTTTTTAAAAATGATGATCTTGATCATATTCTAAAATTATTCGGAAGTAGTAATGTTGATCAATTACCCGTTGTTTCGGTAAAAGATTCTCTAAAAGCAATTGGAACTATTTGGCGACAAGATGTGATTTCTGCTTATAACCAAGAAAGTTTAAAACATAATTTAGCGGAAGGATTTGCAAACGAAATTAAATCAATTGATAAAACTCACGTTTCAAAAGTCGCTGAAGGATTTTCTATTGTTGAGTGCAATGTAAATTCTACATTTATTGGAAGCACTTTAGCTGAACTGCGTTTGAGAAACAAATATGGTTTAGAAGTTTTAATGATCAAGCAAAAAAAATCTTTGTTTGATGAAAACACGGAAACACCGAAACTAATTATTCCAGATCCAAACTATGTAATTAAATCAGATGATATTCTTGTTTTATTCGGTTCCGATGAAAACATTGCTAAAACTAATGAATGGAAATGA
- a CDS encoding DUF1697 domain-containing protein, whose amino-acid sequence MQTYIALLRGINVSGQKKIKMADLKIILEELKYEKVQTYIQSGNVIFNSKSNDVKKLAKLISNKIKTQYNFDVEIIVKTPEEFKFVLDNNPFIKQKKDKERNYITFLFSEPEKEYLEKLKEISFPPEEFFLLNKIIFFYSPNNYGNAKMNNNFFEKKLNVIATTRNWQTVNKLFELSQNK is encoded by the coding sequence ATGCAAACCTACATTGCTTTGCTGCGCGGAATTAACGTAAGTGGTCAGAAAAAAATTAAAATGGCTGACTTAAAAATAATTTTAGAAGAATTAAAATATGAAAAAGTACAAACATATATTCAAAGTGGAAATGTAATTTTTAATTCAAAGAGTAATGATGTAAAAAAACTTGCAAAATTAATCTCAAACAAAATTAAAACTCAATATAATTTTGATGTTGAAATAATTGTCAAAACTCCAGAGGAATTTAAATTCGTTTTGGATAATAATCCTTTCATCAAACAAAAAAAAGATAAGGAAAGGAATTATATAACTTTTCTTTTTTCAGAACCCGAAAAAGAATATTTAGAAAAACTGAAAGAAATCAGCTTTCCACCGGAAGAATTTTTTTTATTAAATAAAATAATTTTCTTTTATTCTCCAAACAATTACGGAAATGCAAAAATGAATAATAATTTTTTTGAGAAAAAATTAAATGTTATTGCAACTACAAGAAATTGGCAGACAGTAAATAAATTATTTGAGCTTTCCCAAAATAAATAG
- a CDS encoding RNA methyltransferase, whose amino-acid sequence MNILILSEKDKLSNNLYRICDERFIHVKNILKSEIGDILEIGLLNVQLGKARIVYLDEKKLELEIIDLFDTEKTKLNIDLICALPRPQTLKKVLAISATVGVRNLFFIKSEKVEKSYFHSPLLFEENYTKYLVEGLSQGKQIFLPNVSFHNRFKIFFEDEFHSNNYDTKLLAHPNSENNLLKFDFSNINNIVVAIGPEGGWNDFEINFMQSLGFKKFLLSKSILRVESAIISALSQIELITKL is encoded by the coding sequence ATGAATATTTTAATTCTTTCTGAAAAAGACAAATTAAGTAATAATCTATACCGCATTTGTGATGAGCGATTTATACATGTTAAAAATATTTTAAAATCTGAAATCGGTGATATTCTTGAAATAGGATTGTTAAATGTTCAACTCGGAAAAGCTAGGATAGTTTACTTAGATGAGAAAAAATTAGAACTCGAAATTATAGATTTATTCGATACAGAAAAAACTAAATTAAATATTGATTTAATTTGTGCTTTACCCCGACCACAAACTTTAAAGAAAGTTTTAGCAATTTCTGCAACAGTGGGAGTTAGAAATTTATTTTTCATTAAATCTGAAAAAGTTGAAAAAAGTTATTTTCATTCACCACTTTTATTTGAAGAAAATTATACAAAATATTTAGTTGAAGGATTAAGTCAAGGTAAGCAAATTTTTCTTCCCAATGTTTCATTTCATAATAGATTTAAAATATTTTTTGAAGATGAATTTCATTCAAATAATTATGATACAAAATTATTAGCACATCCTAATTCTGAAAATAATTTATTGAAATTTGATTTCAGCAATATTAATAATATTGTTGTTGCTATTGGTCCGGAAGGCGGTTGGAATGATTTTGAAATTAATTTTATGCAAAGTTTGGGTTTCAAAAAGTTTCTATTAAGCAAAAGTATTTTACGTGTTGAAAGTGCAATAATTTCTGCATTATCTCAAATTGAGTTAATAACAAAGCTTTAA
- a CDS encoding chloramphenicol acetyltransferase: MKIINKDNWKRKEHYNFFSQFEEPFFGIVTEIECTNAYKFCKENKISFFAYYLHKSILSVNQVTELRTRIVNNEIVLYDEIHATSTIARADETFGFSFIPFNSDFNIFNNYLKQEIQNVQNSSGLRLTENSKRLDVIHYSPLPWIKFSALSHARNYKMNDSVPKLCFGKMYEQNSKLMLPVSVHAHHGLADAFHAAKYFELLQNYLINNEL, from the coding sequence ATGAAAATAATAAATAAAGACAATTGGAAAAGAAAGGAACATTATAATTTTTTTTCGCAATTTGAAGAACCTTTTTTCGGAATTGTAACAGAAATTGAATGCACTAATGCATATAAATTTTGCAAAGAAAATAAAATTTCATTTTTTGCTTATTATTTACACAAATCCATTCTATCAGTAAATCAAGTTACAGAATTAAGAACCAGAATTGTAAATAATGAAATCGTTTTGTATGATGAAATTCACGCAACATCAACAATAGCAAGAGCAGATGAAACCTTTGGATTTTCATTCATACCATTCAATTCCGATTTTAATATTTTCAATAATTATCTCAAGCAAGAAATTCAAAACGTTCAAAACTCCAGCGGTTTACGTTTAACTGAAAATTCAAAAAGATTAGATGTTATTCATTATTCACCGCTTCCGTGGATTAAATTTTCAGCTTTATCGCATGCAAGAAATTATAAAATGAATGATAGTGTTCCAAAATTGTGTTTTGGAAAAATGTATGAACAAAACAGCAAACTTATGCTTCCGGTTTCTGTCCATGCTCATCATGGATTAGCTGATGCTTTTCATGCTGCAAAATATTTTGAGTTGCTTCAAAATTATTTGATAAATAATGAATTGTAA
- a CDS encoding carbonic anhydrase, protein MENLFDGVKEFNSNDFLEHKDLFAELGKKQNPHTLFIGCSDSRLVPNLITKTLPGELFVIRNIANIVPYYRVSQEFAATTSAIEYAIKILNVENILICGHSNCGGCNALFFDEQQFSEIPNTKKWLELSNLVKQKINNIPEIHSDHAKREWMTEQLNIVEQMKHLLTYPFIKERFKKNELKILGWYYIIETGEIFNYSTESKQFEKIE, encoded by the coding sequence ATGGAAAACCTTTTTGATGGTGTTAAAGAATTTAATTCAAATGATTTTTTAGAACACAAAGATTTGTTTGCTGAACTTGGTAAAAAACAAAATCCCCACACACTTTTTATTGGCTGCTCAGATTCCCGACTTGTTCCAAATTTAATTACCAAAACTTTACCGGGAGAATTATTTGTAATTAGAAATATTGCGAATATTGTTCCCTATTACAGAGTATCACAAGAATTTGCAGCAACAACATCTGCTATAGAATATGCAATAAAAATTTTGAATGTAGAAAATATTTTGATTTGCGGTCACTCAAACTGCGGCGGATGCAATGCATTGTTTTTTGATGAACAACAATTTTCAGAAATCCCAAATACAAAAAAATGGCTAGAGCTTTCCAATTTAGTTAAACAAAAAATTAATAATATTCCCGAAATTCATTCTGATCATGCAAAAAGAGAATGGATGACCGAACAATTAAATATTGTTGAGCAAATGAAACATCTTTTAACTTATCCGTTTATTAAAGAAAGATTTAAGAAAAATGAATTGAAAATATTAGGCTGGTATTATATTATAGAAACTGGTGAAATTTTTAATTACAGCACTGAATCCAAACAATTTGAAAAAATAGAATAA
- a CDS encoding nuclear transport factor 2 family protein, translated as MKIIFLLIIALTTFACSKPIDKEKVKNEIVETEKLFEIMCKEKSIEEAFEFFADEKAVIKRGNDSLISGKENIKNFYGKELYKNAKVNWKPDFIDVSDCGNLAYSYGKYVWIISSDSSTTEYNGIYTTIWKRQSDKSWKYVWD; from the coding sequence ATGAAAATTATATTTTTATTAATAATTGCTTTAACAACATTTGCTTGTAGCAAACCAATAGATAAAGAAAAAGTTAAAAACGAAATCGTTGAAACTGAAAAACTGTTTGAAATAATGTGTAAAGAAAAAAGTATTGAAGAAGCTTTTGAATTTTTTGCAGATGAAAAAGCAGTAATTAAAAGAGGAAATGATTCTTTAATTTCCGGCAAAGAAAATATTAAAAATTTCTACGGGAAAGAATTATATAAAAATGCAAAAGTGAATTGGAAGCCAGATTTTATTGATGTTTCTGATTGCGGTAATCTTGCATATTCATACGGAAAATATGTTTGGATAATTTCTAGCGATAGTTCAACAACCGAATACAATGGAATTTATACTACAATTTGGAAACGCCAATCAGATAAAAGCTGGAAATATGTTTGGGATTAA
- a CDS encoding GIY-YIG nuclease family protein has translation MEINLDKKELKKKYLQNPPAMGIFKVENLINKKIFIDYGLNVKGKINSCKFQLDNNSHPNKSLQEDYKIFGSVNFSFDVVDILEPKENEAKIYVEELKILEEMWIEKLQSFDEKGYNKLKS, from the coding sequence GTGGAAATCAACTTGGATAAAAAGGAACTTAAAAAAAAATATTTACAAAATCCTCCGGCAATGGGAATTTTTAAAGTGGAGAATTTGATAAACAAAAAAATTTTTATTGATTATGGATTAAACGTTAAAGGAAAAATTAATAGCTGTAAGTTTCAGTTGGATAATAATTCACATCCAAATAAAAGTTTACAAGAAGATTACAAAATTTTTGGAAGTGTGAATTTCTCTTTTGATGTTGTTGATATTTTAGAACCAAAAGAAAATGAAGCAAAAATCTATGTTGAAGAATTAAAAATTCTTGAGGAAATGTGGATAGAAAAACTTCAAAGTTTTGATGAGAAAGGTTACAATAAATTAAAAAGTTAG
- a CDS encoding alpha/beta hydrolase yields MKILFLFILVQFSILFAQNEKIVILETTNCNIEGSLLFPYKTNDIPVALIIAGSGPTDRDGNNSMMKNNSLKMLAYALEENGIASLRYDKRAIGKSIINNFDESKLIFDDYVNDVKSWIDFLNNDSSFNKIIAIGHSEGSLLGMIASQNTNVDKFISIAGAGESANLILRKQLAIQPKDFYETSLSYLDKLEKGETIESVDQNYYALFRPSIQSYLISWFKYNPQEEIAKLKIPILILQGTTDLQVKEEDANFLHKANPNSELIIIDGMNHVLKESEMDLQKNMQTYSNPELPLKDGLIESIVEFIKK; encoded by the coding sequence ATGAAAATTTTATTTTTATTTATTCTTGTTCAATTCTCAATTCTATTTGCTCAAAATGAAAAAATTGTAATTCTTGAAACTACAAATTGTAATATTGAAGGAAGTTTACTTTTTCCCTACAAAACTAACGATATTCCGGTTGCGTTAATTATTGCCGGTTCTGGACCAACAGATAGAGACGGAAATAATTCAATGATGAAAAATAATTCTTTAAAAATGCTTGCGTATGCATTGGAGGAAAATGGAATTGCATCTTTGCGTTATGATAAAAGAGCAATAGGAAAAAGTATTATCAATAATTTTGATGAAAGTAAATTAATTTTTGATGATTATGTTAATGATGTAAAAAGTTGGATTGACTTTTTAAATAATGATAGTTCGTTCAATAAAATAATTGCTATTGGTCATAGCGAAGGTTCTTTGCTTGGAATGATTGCATCTCAAAACACAAATGTAGATAAATTTATTTCAATTGCCGGAGCCGGAGAATCAGCAAATTTAATTTTAAGAAAACAATTGGCAATTCAACCTAAAGATTTTTATGAAACTTCTTTAAGTTATTTAGATAAATTAGAAAAAGGTGAAACGATTGAAAGTGTTGATCAAAATTATTATGCACTTTTTCGACCAAGCATTCAATCCTATTTAATTTCTTGGTTTAAGTATAATCCGCAAGAAGAAATCGCAAAACTAAAAATCCCAATTTTAATTTTGCAAGGAACAACGGATTTACAAGTAAAAGAAGAAGATGCTAATTTTTTGCATAAAGCAAATCCAAATTCCGAATTAATAATTATTGATGGGATGAATCACGTTTTAAAGGAAAGTGAAATGGATTTACAGAAAAATATGCAGACTTATTCAAATCCGGAATTACCTTTAAAGGATGGATTAATTGAATCAATTGTAGAATTTATAAAAAAATAA